One region of Lytechinus pictus isolate F3 Inbred chromosome 8, Lp3.0, whole genome shotgun sequence genomic DNA includes:
- the LOC135155036 gene encoding uncharacterized protein LOC135155036, producing MSPKVIAVLCLLVDFASITSGRSLSNNDDTIDETLLTDDTIDETLWDDDTIDETLLDDDTIDETLLTDDTIDETLLTDDTIDETLWDDDTIDETLWDDDTIDEALLADDSRSLIKKVPQTFIYSDASPSGCGACVSECAGMKWDEIGLSLKWLKAPLGENSSQNYLHEGYDITLNKVLTASRADTL from the exons ATGTCACCCAAAGTTATTGCAGTCTTGTGTCTTCTGGTGGATTTCGCTTCGATCACGAGTGGTCGTAGTCTCAGTAACAATGACGATACTATCGATGAAACTCTATTGACTGACGATACTATCGACGAAACTTTATGGGATGACGATACCATCGACGAAACTTTACTGGATGACGATACCATCGACGAAACTCTATTGACTGACGATACCATCGACGAAACTCTATTAACTGACGATACCATCGACGAAACTTTATGGGATGACGATACCATCGACGAAACTTTATGGGATGACGATACTATCGACGAAGCTTTATTGGCTGATGACTCCAGATCTCTTATTAAAAAGG TTCCACAGACTTTCATCTATTCTGATGCAAGTCCATCAGGCTGCGGGGCCTGTGTTTCTGAGTGCGCAGGCATGAAATGGGATGAGATTGGATTGAGTTTGAAATGGTTAAAAGCTCCACTTGGAGAGAACTCAAGTCA AAATTATCTTCATGAAGGATATGATATAACTTTGAACAAGGTCTTGACAGCTTCGAGAGCTGATACACTATGA